Proteins co-encoded in one Desulfallas thermosapovorans DSM 6562 genomic window:
- the dpsA gene encoding dipicolinate synthase subunit DpsA: MQILTGLTVAVMGGDAREVILVQQLANAGATVKTLGLPVEKPNIVPCLEPEECLAGVQALILPVPGVNEHMELHSAYLEPRPKITGELLSQLLAGTPVLVGMARKPLRELLIKNDLELVELMSLDEVAILNSIPSAEGAVQMAMERLPITIHGSCAMVLGFGRTGQTLAQLLSAMHADTTVVARDPAQLARATAMGLKALHFKELADYLKDVDVIFNTVPAPVINEDLLQRLPLATLIIDLASAPGGTDFVKARELGIEAVLAPGLPGKVAPKTAGMILARVVPGILLQKIGH; the protein is encoded by the coding sequence ATGCAGATTTTGACAGGCCTGACGGTGGCCGTAATGGGCGGCGATGCCAGAGAGGTTATCCTGGTACAGCAACTTGCCAATGCCGGGGCAACCGTTAAAACTTTGGGGTTACCCGTGGAAAAGCCCAATATTGTCCCCTGTCTGGAGCCGGAGGAATGCCTGGCCGGAGTGCAGGCCTTAATATTACCGGTTCCCGGGGTTAATGAACACATGGAGCTGCACTCGGCATACCTGGAACCCAGGCCGAAAATAACCGGGGAACTGCTCTCACAATTACTAGCCGGTACACCTGTTTTAGTAGGAATGGCCAGAAAACCGTTGCGCGAGCTGCTGATAAAAAATGATCTGGAACTTGTGGAGTTAATGAGTCTTGATGAGGTGGCTATTCTCAACTCGATTCCTTCCGCTGAAGGAGCCGTGCAGATGGCTATGGAGAGGCTGCCCATCACTATCCATGGTAGTTGTGCAATGGTATTGGGTTTTGGCCGCACCGGGCAAACATTAGCCCAGTTGTTATCGGCCATGCATGCTGATACCACGGTGGTGGCCCGGGATCCCGCGCAGTTGGCCAGAGCGACGGCTATGGGACTAAAGGCGCTCCATTTTAAAGAGCTAGCTGATTATTTGAAAGACGTTGATGTAATATTCAATACCGTACCCGCACCGGTTATTAATGAGGATTTACTACAAAGGCTGCCCTTGGCAACCCTGATTATCGACCTTGCTTCTGCTCCCGGGGGCACTGATTTTGTAAAGGCGCGGGAGTTGGGGATTGAGGCGGTATTGGCGCCCGGC